The Candidatus Phaeomarinobacter ectocarpi genome includes a region encoding these proteins:
- the rplQ gene encoding 50S ribosomal protein L17: MRHGKAHRKLNRTTPHRKAMLANMAVALIKHEQIVTTLPKAKELRPYVEKLITLGKRGDLHARRQAYSKLPEQKWAQKLFDVLGPRYADRKGGYTRIMRAGFRYGDNAPVAVIELVDRDPSAKGQDSGPDLTADEQDAA; this comes from the coding sequence ATGCGTCACGGCAAAGCCCACCGCAAACTTAACCGGACCACGCCTCACCGTAAGGCGATGCTGGCCAACATGGCGGTTGCGCTCATCAAGCATGAGCAGATTGTAACAACGCTGCCCAAGGCAAAGGAGCTTCGCCCCTATGTGGAGAAGCTCATTACGCTCGGCAAGCGTGGTGACCTCCATGCCCGGCGTCAGGCCTATTCAAAGCTGCCTGAGCAGAAGTGGGCCCAGAAGCTGTTTGATGTGCTTGGTCCGCGGTATGCAGACCGCAAGGGCGGCTACACCCGCATCATGCGCGCTGGCTTCCGCTATGGTGACAACGCGCCCGTCGCCGTCATCGAGCTTGTGGACCGCGATCCGTCCGCCAAGGGCCAGGACTCCGGTCCGGACCTGACAGCAGACGAGCAGGACGCAGCGTAA
- a CDS encoding DNA-directed RNA polymerase subunit alpha, translating into MNEANKLIQKNWQELIKPNKLDIQPGRDAQRIATVVAEPLERGFGLTLGNALRRVLLSSLQGAAVTSVQIDGVLHEFSSVAGVREDVTDIVLNIKQMAIRLHSEGPRRMTLKADKAGAVTAGMIETGADIDILNPDLVLCTLDEDSEIRMEFTVDLGKGYVAADRNRPEDAPIGLIPVDSLFSPCRKVSYKVENTREGQILDYDKLTLTVETDGSLTPDDAVAYAARILQDQLQTFVNFEEPRPEQPVEERPELEFNPALLKKVDELELSVRSANCLKNDNIVYIGDLIQKTEAEMLRTPNFGRKSLNEIKEVLAQMGLHLGMEVPNWPPENIEDLAKRYEDQY; encoded by the coding sequence ATGAACGAGGCTAACAAATTGATCCAGAAGAACTGGCAAGAACTGATTAAGCCCAACAAGCTGGACATTCAGCCGGGCCGTGATGCCCAGCGGATCGCAACGGTCGTTGCAGAACCGCTTGAGCGCGGCTTTGGCCTGACGCTCGGCAACGCATTGCGCCGTGTTCTGCTGTCATCGCTGCAGGGCGCTGCGGTGACGTCTGTTCAGATTGACGGCGTGCTGCACGAGTTTTCTTCTGTTGCTGGTGTGCGTGAGGATGTCACCGACATTGTCCTCAACATCAAGCAGATGGCGATCCGCCTGCATTCTGAAGGCCCACGTCGCATGACGCTCAAGGCTGACAAGGCCGGGGCGGTGACTGCGGGCATGATCGAGACGGGTGCGGATATCGACATCCTCAATCCTGATCTCGTGCTGTGCACGCTCGATGAAGACTCTGAAATCCGCATGGAATTCACAGTTGATCTCGGCAAGGGCTACGTTGCGGCGGATCGCAACCGTCCCGAAGATGCGCCGATTGGCCTGATCCCGGTGGACAGCCTTTTCAGCCCGTGCCGCAAGGTGTCCTACAAGGTTGAGAATACCCGTGAGGGACAGATTCTCGACTATGACAAGCTCACGCTCACAGTTGAAACCGATGGCTCACTGACGCCGGATGATGCGGTTGCTTATGCAGCCCGTATTCTTCAGGACCAGCTGCAGACCTTCGTGAACTTCGAAGAGCCTCGCCCGGAACAGCCTGTTGAAGAGCGTCCCGAGCTGGAGTTCAACCCGGCACTGCTGAAGAAGGTAGATGAGCTTGAGCTCTCTGTCCGTTCAGCCAACTGCCTGAAGAACGACAACATCGTCTACATTGGCGACCTTATTCAGAAGACAGAAGCGGAAATGCTCCGTACGCCGAACTTCGGCCGTAAGTCGCTGAATGAAATCAAAGAAGTGCTTGCCCAGATGGGTCTCCACCTCGGTATGGAAGTGCCGAATTGGCCACCGGAGAACATCGAAGACCTGGCTAAGCGTTACGAGGATCAGTACTAG
- the rpsK gene encoding 30S ribosomal protein S11 — protein MAKEATRVRRKERKNISSGVAHVNSTFNNTMITITDAQGNAISWSSAGTMGFKGSRKSTPFAAQVAAEDAGKKAAEHGMRTLEVMVSGPGSGRESALRALQAAGFTITTIRDVTSIPHNGVRPKKKRRV, from the coding sequence ATGGCAAAAGAAGCAACCCGCGTACGCCGCAAAGAACGCAAGAACATCTCTTCAGGTGTGGCGCATGTGAATTCGACCTTCAACAACACCATGATCACCATCACGGATGCACAGGGAAATGCGATTTCCTGGTCATCAGCCGGTACCATGGGATTCAAGGGGTCACGTAAGTCCACGCCATTTGCTGCACAGGTCGCAGCAGAAGACGCGGGCAAGAAGGCTGCCGAGCACGGCATGCGCACATTGGAAGTAATGGTTTCAGGTCCGGGTTCCGGGCGTGAATCAGCTCTTCGCGCGCTGCAGGCCGCTGGCTTCACCATCACGACCATTCGTGACGTTACGTCCATTCCGCACAACGGTGTGCGCCCGAAGAAGAAGCGCCGCGTCTAA
- the rpsM gene encoding 30S ribosomal protein S13, with the protein MARIAGVNIPTNKRALIALTYIHGIGDTKAAEILDSVNISHERRVNQLSDAEVIQIREAIDQNYLVEGDLRRETSMNIKR; encoded by the coding sequence GTGGCTCGTATCGCAGGCGTCAATATCCCGACGAACAAGCGCGCATTGATCGCGCTTACTTACATTCATGGCATCGGCGACACAAAGGCCGCCGAAATCCTGGACAGCGTAAACATCTCGCATGAGCGGCGTGTTAACCAGCTGTCGGATGCCGAAGTCATTCAGATCCGTGAAGCGATCGACCAGAACTATCTGGTGGAAGGTGACCTTCGCCGTGAGACATCCATGAACATCAAGCG
- a CDS encoding adenylate kinase: MNLIFLGPPGAGKGTQAGRVETAHGLVQLSTGDMLRAAVAAGTEIGKQAKEIMERGDLVPDEVVVKIISDRIEEKDCANGFILDGFPRTTGQAEALDKMLEEKGLKLNAVIEIRVDDSILVDRIRTRAAETGGDRADDNEETLKKRLEVYHAQTAPLIPYYESQGKLLVVDGMSAIDDVTRDIEDKIGLATA; the protein is encoded by the coding sequence ATGAATCTGATTTTCCTTGGACCACCGGGTGCCGGCAAGGGCACACAGGCTGGCCGTGTCGAGACCGCTCATGGGCTCGTGCAGCTTTCCACTGGTGACATGCTGCGTGCAGCTGTTGCTGCTGGCACGGAAATTGGCAAGCAGGCCAAGGAAATCATGGAACGCGGTGACCTGGTGCCGGATGAGGTGGTCGTAAAGATCATTTCAGATCGCATCGAGGAAAAGGACTGCGCCAACGGGTTTATTCTGGATGGCTTTCCACGTACGACGGGGCAGGCCGAAGCTCTGGACAAGATGCTTGAAGAAAAGGGCCTGAAGCTCAATGCGGTGATCGAGATCCGCGTTGATGATTCAATCCTTGTGGACCGTATTCGGACCCGTGCTGCGGAAACCGGTGGTGACCGCGCGGATGACAATGAGGAAACGCTGAAAAAGCGCCTCGAGGTCTATCACGCTCAGACGGCACCGCTGATCCCGTATTATGAGTCGCAGGGCAAACTTCTGGTTGTAGATGGCATGAGTGCCATTGATGACGTGACCCGAGACATTGAAGACAAGATTGGACTGGCAACTGCGTAG
- the secY gene encoding preprotein translocase subunit SecY — translation MASAAEQLAANLNFSAFAKAEELKKRIWFTLGALLVYRLGTYIPLPGIDPVALAQLFEQQQGGIVGMFDMFAGGAVGRMAIFALNVMPYISASIIMQLMTAVVPRLEQLKKEGEAGRKQINQYTRYGTVLLATLQGYGIAVGLESAGNVVIDPGPFFRISTVITLVGGTMFLMWLGEQITARGVGNGISLIIFAGIVAELPAALVGTLELGRQGALSTLVIIGFLVMAVAVIAFIVFVERAQRRLIVQYPKRQVGNRMFGGDSSHLPLKLNTAGVIPPIFASSLLLLPLTAAGFSGGQGPEWLTTVTTMLGHGQPLYMLMYAAGIVFFAFFYTALVFNPGDTADNLKQYGGFVPGIRPGERTAEYIDYVLTRLTVVGAGYLVIVCLLPEILVSQYSVPFYFGGTSLLIVVSVTMDTVSQVQSHLLAHQYEGMVKKSKLRGGRR, via the coding sequence ATGGCGTCGGCTGCCGAACAACTTGCGGCTAACCTCAATTTCTCTGCCTTTGCCAAGGCGGAAGAACTCAAGAAGCGCATCTGGTTCACGCTGGGTGCGCTTTTGGTGTACCGACTGGGAACGTATATTCCTCTGCCTGGTATTGACCCCGTTGCGCTTGCCCAGCTGTTTGAACAGCAGCAGGGTGGCATCGTTGGCATGTTTGACATGTTCGCCGGTGGCGCTGTCGGTCGTATGGCCATCTTCGCACTGAACGTCATGCCGTATATTTCGGCGTCCATCATCATGCAGCTCATGACAGCGGTTGTGCCGCGTCTTGAGCAGTTGAAGAAGGAAGGCGAAGCCGGGCGTAAGCAGATCAACCAGTACACCCGTTACGGCACGGTTCTGCTGGCGACACTGCAGGGCTACGGCATTGCCGTGGGGCTGGAGAGCGCCGGCAATGTTGTGATTGATCCGGGACCCTTCTTCCGCATTTCCACGGTTATTACGCTTGTGGGCGGCACCATGTTCCTGATGTGGCTTGGTGAGCAGATCACCGCGCGCGGCGTTGGTAATGGTATTTCGCTGATCATCTTTGCAGGCATCGTGGCCGAGCTTCCGGCGGCTCTTGTGGGGACACTTGAGTTGGGGCGCCAGGGTGCGCTTTCCACTCTGGTCATCATCGGCTTCCTCGTGATGGCTGTGGCCGTAATTGCCTTCATCGTCTTTGTGGAGCGCGCGCAGCGGCGGCTGATTGTGCAGTATCCCAAACGACAGGTCGGTAACCGCATGTTCGGCGGGGACTCGTCCCATTTGCCGCTCAAGCTCAATACGGCCGGGGTTATTCCGCCAATCTTTGCGTCATCGTTGTTGCTGTTGCCGCTGACTGCTGCCGGTTTCTCCGGCGGGCAAGGACCCGAGTGGCTGACGACTGTCACCACAATGCTGGGCCACGGTCAGCCGTTGTACATGCTAATGTATGCCGCCGGCATTGTGTTCTTTGCGTTCTTCTACACAGCCCTTGTGTTCAACCCAGGGGACACGGCTGACAATCTGAAACAATATGGCGGCTTCGTGCCGGGCATTCGCCCTGGCGAGAGGACCGCTGAATATATCGACTATGTGCTGACACGCCTCACCGTTGTGGGAGCCGGGTATCTGGTCATTGTGTGTCTGCTTCCGGAAATTCTGGTCTCCCAGTATTCGGTGCCGTTCTATTTCGGCGGTACGTCGCTGCTCATTGTGGTGAGTGTGACCATGGATACGGTGTCTCAGGTGCAAAGCCACCTGTTGGCCCATCAGTATGAAGGCATGGTCAAGAAGTCGAAGTTGCGAGGGGGCCGTCGATGA
- the rplO gene encoding 50S ribosomal protein L15, translated as MKLNELKDNEGARKERMRVGRGYGSGKGVTAGRGQKGQKSRSGVAIKGYEGGQMPIHMRLPKRGFNNPFPTVYAIVNIGRVQRAIDEGTLDGSKPVNAEALRGAGLLRRKDVDVRLLAKGDLKAKVSFEVTSASKGAAEAVEKAGGSIKIVESARPKPAAETASA; from the coding sequence ATGAAGCTGAACGAGCTCAAAGATAACGAAGGCGCCCGCAAGGAGCGCATGCGTGTGGGCCGTGGTTACGGTTCCGGTAAGGGCGTAACTGCTGGTCGCGGCCAAAAGGGCCAGAAGTCACGCTCCGGTGTGGCTATCAAAGGCTACGAAGGTGGCCAGATGCCCATTCACATGCGTCTGCCGAAGCGGGGCTTTAACAACCCGTTCCCGACAGTCTACGCAATTGTGAACATCGGCCGGGTGCAGCGCGCCATCGATGAGGGCACACTGGACGGCTCGAAGCCGGTCAATGCTGAAGCTCTTCGCGGTGCAGGTCTCCTGCGCCGCAAGGATGTGGATGTACGGCTGCTGGCAAAGGGCGACTTGAAAGCCAAGGTCTCTTTCGAAGTGACAAGCGCATCCAAGGGTGCTGCCGAAGCTGTTGAAAAAGCCGGTGGATCGATCAAGATCGTCGAATCAGCCCGGCCCAAGCCGGCTGCTGAAACCGCTTCTGCGTAA
- the rpmD gene encoding 50S ribosomal protein L30: MAAKKTITVEQIGSPIRRPDRQQKVLIGLGLNKMHRRRTLEDTPAVRGMVNKVHHLVRIVDES, encoded by the coding sequence ATGGCAGCTAAGAAAACAATCACCGTTGAGCAGATTGGTAGCCCAATCCGCCGTCCGGACCGTCAGCAGAAAGTGCTGATCGGTCTTGGCCTCAACAAGATGCATCGTCGTCGGACGCTGGAAGACACTCCAGCTGTGCGCGGCATGGTCAACAAGGTGCACCATCTGGTGCGGATCGTGGACGAGTCCTAG
- the rpsE gene encoding 30S ribosomal protein S5, whose amino-acid sequence MAREQGGRSDRGRGRDRDDRDSEFVDKLVHINRVAKVVKGGRRFGFAALVVVGDQKGRVGFGKGKAREVPEAIRKATEQAKRQMIRVPLREGRTLHHDVAGRHGAGRVYLRAAPPGTGIIAGGPMRAVFETLGMQDLVAKSIGTSNPYNMVRATFDALTREQSPRMVAARRGLKVSDVVSRRSDASSEALEDAE is encoded by the coding sequence GTGGCACGGGAACAAGGCGGTCGGAGTGACCGCGGACGTGGGCGCGATCGCGATGATCGTGATAGCGAATTCGTCGACAAGCTGGTGCATATCAACCGCGTCGCCAAGGTGGTGAAGGGCGGTCGCCGCTTCGGTTTTGCTGCCCTTGTGGTGGTTGGTGATCAGAAGGGCCGGGTCGGCTTTGGCAAGGGCAAGGCCCGAGAAGTGCCGGAAGCTATCCGCAAGGCAACGGAACAGGCTAAGCGCCAGATGATCCGTGTGCCGCTGCGCGAAGGTCGTACGCTGCATCACGATGTGGCTGGTCGTCATGGCGCGGGTCGTGTGTACCTGCGTGCAGCGCCTCCGGGCACCGGCATCATTGCTGGTGGTCCAATGCGCGCAGTGTTTGAAACACTGGGCATGCAGGATCTGGTGGCAAAGTCGATCGGTACGTCGAACCCCTACAACATGGTTCGGGCAACGTTTGATGCTCTGACGCGCGAGCAGAGCCCGCGTATGGTGGCAGCACGCCGCGGCCTCAAGGTCAGCGACGTGGTTTCCCGCCGTTCCGATGCTTCTTCTGAAGCGCTCGAAGACGCTGAGTAG
- the rplR gene encoding 50S ribosomal protein L18, with product MSNSMKMRERRKMRVRRSLKKTANGRPRLSVYRSSKHISAQVIDDVQGVTLASASTLEKDLRGSLKTGADVAAAKAVGELVAKRAKDNGVKDVVFDRGGYIYHGRVKALADAAREGGLEF from the coding sequence ATGAGCAATTCAATGAAGATGCGCGAACGCCGCAAGATGCGGGTGCGCCGTTCGCTTAAGAAGACCGCCAACGGGCGTCCGCGCCTGTCGGTTTACCGGTCGTCGAAGCACATTTCTGCACAGGTCATCGATGATGTTCAGGGTGTTACCCTGGCGTCGGCATCGACCCTGGAAAAGGATCTGCGCGGTAGCCTCAAGACAGGCGCCGATGTGGCTGCAGCAAAAGCTGTGGGTGAGTTGGTGGCCAAGCGTGCGAAAGACAATGGCGTCAAGGACGTCGTCTTCGACCGTGGCGGGTACATTTATCATGGCCGTGTGAAAGCGCTGGCCGACGCTGCCCGTGAGGGCGGCTTGGAATTCTAG
- the rplF gene encoding 50S ribosomal protein L6: MSRIGKMPIAIASGVTVTVDGQTVKAKGSKGELELTLVPEVTVSQGEDGLTVAPVDESQRARAMWGLSRSLVANMVQGVAEGFSKELEINGVGYRAEVQGKSLKLALGFSHDVIYPVPEGIEIKTPKPTEVVISGIDKQKVGQVAAEIRSYRPPEPYKGKGVKYVDEYIFRKEGKKK, encoded by the coding sequence ATGTCGCGTATCGGTAAAATGCCTATCGCCATTGCAAGTGGCGTCACTGTGACCGTCGATGGTCAAACAGTGAAGGCGAAGGGATCAAAGGGTGAGCTTGAGCTTACGCTTGTTCCAGAAGTCACAGTCAGCCAGGGCGAAGACGGTCTTACCGTTGCGCCGGTTGATGAAAGCCAGCGTGCACGCGCAATGTGGGGCCTGTCGCGCTCTCTCGTTGCGAACATGGTGCAGGGTGTTGCGGAAGGCTTCAGCAAGGAGCTTGAGATCAACGGTGTTGGTTACCGTGCAGAAGTGCAGGGTAAGAGCCTCAAGCTTGCGCTTGGGTTCAGCCACGATGTGATCTACCCAGTGCCCGAAGGCATTGAGATCAAGACGCCAAAGCCTACGGAAGTTGTCATTTCGGGAATCGACAAGCAAAAGGTCGGGCAGGTTGCTGCTGAGATCCGTAGCTATCGTCCGCCAGAGCCTTACAAGGGCAAGGGCGTGAAGTATGTCGACGAATACATCTTCCGCAAGGAAGGCAAGAAGAAGTAA
- the rpsH gene encoding 30S ribosomal protein S8 — MSFSDPLGDMLTRIRNGQMRGKSKVQTPGSNLRRRVLDVLQSEGYIRGYAEVAFDNGRKEFEIELKYFEGTPVIREIKRVSKPGRRVYSAVTDLPQVYNGLGISILSTPKGVMSDHIAREENVGGEVLCQVF, encoded by the coding sequence ATGTCTTTTTCTGATCCTCTCGGCGATATGCTGACCCGCATCCGCAATGGCCAGATGCGCGGTAAGTCAAAGGTCCAGACCCCAGGGTCAAACCTTCGCCGTCGTGTGCTCGATGTGCTGCAGTCTGAAGGGTACATTCGCGGTTACGCGGAAGTGGCTTTCGACAATGGCCGCAAGGAATTTGAGATCGAGCTCAAATACTTCGAAGGCACGCCCGTGATCCGTGAGATCAAGCGTGTGTCCAAGCCTGGTCGCCGGGTGTATTCCGCGGTGACTGATCTTCCTCAGGTTTACAACGGCCTGGGTATTTCCATTCTGTCGACACCCAAGGGTGTGATGTCTGACCACATCGCACGTGAGGAAAATGTCGGTGGTGAGGTTCTCTGCCAGGTGTTCTAG
- the rpsN gene encoding 30S ribosomal protein S14, with protein MAKKSAIEKNKKRQQLVKKYAAKRAALRELIHNQELPIEERIQAQLKLNALPRDSSPSRVRNRCEVSGRPRGYYRKLKMSRIALRDFASNGQVPGMVKSSW; from the coding sequence ATGGCGAAAAAGAGCGCCATCGAAAAGAACAAGAAGCGTCAGCAGCTCGTAAAGAAGTACGCAGCTAAGCGTGCGGCTCTGCGTGAGCTCATCCACAACCAGGAACTGCCCATCGAGGAGCGGATCCAGGCTCAGTTGAAGCTCAATGCGCTGCCACGGGATTCATCTCCCAGCCGCGTGCGGAACCGGTGTGAAGTATCCGGCCGTCCGCGCGGATATTATCGCAAGCTGAAAATGTCACGCATCGCGCTACGGGACTTTGCCTCCAATGGGCAGGTTCCGGGCATGGTCAAGTCGAGCTGGTAG
- the rplE gene encoding 50S ribosomal protein L5, translating into MADAAEATDNYVPRARATYEGVVREKLIEEFGYKNPMQVPKVEKIVLNIGAGVAVGDSKKIGSAVAALEALTGQKAVITKAKKSEATFKLREGMNIGAKVTLRKERMYEFLDRLVNIALPRVRDFRGLNPKSFDGNGNYAMGLKEHIVFPEINYDDVDHVWGMDIIVCTSAATDDEARALLRELNFPFTS; encoded by the coding sequence ATGGCTGATGCTGCTGAAGCCACGGACAACTACGTACCGCGCGCCCGCGCGACATACGAAGGTGTCGTTCGTGAGAAGCTTATTGAGGAATTCGGGTACAAGAACCCGATGCAGGTGCCCAAGGTCGAGAAGATCGTCCTGAACATTGGTGCCGGCGTCGCTGTGGGTGACTCGAAAAAGATTGGTTCTGCGGTTGCAGCACTTGAAGCCCTAACGGGTCAGAAGGCTGTTATCACCAAGGCCAAGAAGTCTGAAGCTACGTTCAAGCTTCGCGAAGGCATGAACATCGGTGCCAAGGTCACACTGCGCAAAGAGCGCATGTATGAGTTCCTTGATCGCCTGGTGAACATTGCTCTGCCGCGCGTGCGTGACTTCCGCGGTCTGAACCCCAAGAGCTTTGACGGCAATGGCAACTACGCCATGGGCCTGAAGGAACATATCGTGTTCCCAGAGATCAACTATGACGACGTCGATCACGTGTGGGGGATGGATATCATCGTCTGCACATCGGCTGCCACTGATGACGAGGCGAGGGCTCTCCTTCGCGAACTCAACTTCCCCTTCACGTCGTAA
- the rplX gene encoding 50S ribosomal protein L24, with protein sequence MKLKIRKGDKVVVTTGKDKGKTGEVLKVLREENRAVVQGVNIVRRHTRQTPQAEGGIIAKEAPIHISNIAIEDPKEGGASRVGFKTLDDGRKVRVAKRSGEVIDG encoded by the coding sequence TTGAAACTGAAAATTCGCAAGGGCGACAAGGTCGTTGTGACGACTGGTAAGGACAAGGGCAAAACGGGCGAAGTGCTCAAGGTGCTCCGTGAGGAAAACCGTGCCGTTGTTCAGGGCGTGAACATCGTTCGCCGCCACACACGTCAGACGCCGCAGGCCGAAGGCGGGATCATCGCTAAGGAAGCGCCGATCCACATTTCGAATATCGCGATTGAGGACCCCAAAGAGGGTGGTGCATCGCGGGTTGGCTTTAAGACGCTTGATGACGGACGCAAGGTTCGTGTCGCGAAGCGCTCAGGAGAAGTAATCGATGGCTGA
- the rplN gene encoding 50S ribosomal protein L14: MIQMQSNLDVADNSGARRVQCIKVLGGSKRKYAGVGDTIVVSIKEAIPRGRVKKGDVMKAVIVRTAKEIRRPDGSAIRFDSNAAVLVNNNGEPIGTRIFGPVTRELRAKNMMKIVSLAPEVL, encoded by the coding sequence ATGATCCAGATGCAGTCGAATTTGGACGTCGCGGACAACTCAGGTGCCCGTCGCGTTCAGTGCATCAAGGTGCTGGGTGGCTCCAAGCGCAAATATGCCGGTGTTGGTGACACGATCGTTGTCAGCATCAAGGAAGCCATTCCACGCGGTCGCGTAAAAAAGGGCGACGTGATGAAGGCAGTGATTGTACGCACTGCCAAGGAAATCCGCCGTCCAGACGGAAGTGCCATCCGCTTTGATAGCAATGCGGCTGTGCTCGTGAACAACAATGGTGAGCCGATCGGCACTCGTATCTTTGGCCCGGTTACTCGCGAACTGCGTGCCAAGAACATGATGAAGATCGTGTCTCTCGCACCGGAGGTGCTTTAG
- the rpsQ gene encoding 30S ribosomal protein S17, whose translation MPKRVLQGVVVSDKMKDTVTVLVERRFTDPVMKKTIRRTKRYHAHDAQNAFKTGDKVRIRECVPISKTKRWEIYTGEEA comes from the coding sequence ATGCCAAAGCGCGTGCTCCAGGGCGTCGTGGTCAGCGACAAAATGAAAGACACGGTCACTGTGCTCGTTGAGCGCCGTTTTACTGACCCTGTCATGAAGAAGACCATTCGTCGTACGAAGCGGTATCACGCACATGATGCGCAGAACGCTTTCAAGACGGGTGACAAGGTGCGCATTCGCGAATGCGTTCCGATTTCCAAGACGAAGCGCTGGGAAATCTACACCGGCGAAGAGGCGTAA
- the rpmC gene encoding 50S ribosomal protein L29 — protein MGLMKIADVRDMTPDQMDDEVVKLRKEAFNMRFQRATGQLDNTARLRVIRRTIARIKTIQGERGKADASA, from the coding sequence ATAGGACTGATGAAGATTGCAGATGTCCGGGACATGACGCCCGACCAGATGGACGACGAAGTGGTGAAGCTGCGCAAGGAAGCATTCAACATGCGCTTCCAGCGTGCCACGGGTCAGCTCGATAACACGGCGCGTTTGCGCGTGATCCGTCGCACCATTGCACGGATTAAAACCATTCAGGGCGAGCGCGGCAAAGCCGACGCTTCTGCCTAA
- the rplP gene encoding 50S ribosomal protein L16, which produces MLQPKRTKFRKAHKGRIHGVAKGGTALNFGSHGLKAQEPMRVTARQIEAARRAITRHMKRAGRVWIRIFPDVPVSKKPTEVRMGKGKGTPEYWVARVKPGRVMFEIDGVPHDVAKEALELGAAKLPLKVRMITRVGEH; this is translated from the coding sequence ATGCTGCAGCCAAAGCGCACAAAATTCCGCAAGGCCCACAAGGGCCGCATCCATGGCGTTGCCAAGGGCGGGACGGCTTTGAATTTCGGCTCCCACGGGCTGAAGGCCCAGGAACCAATGCGTGTTACGGCACGTCAGATTGAAGCGGCGCGTCGTGCCATCACACGTCACATGAAGCGTGCTGGCCGTGTGTGGATCCGCATCTTCCCGGATGTGCCGGTTTCAAAGAAGCCGACTGAAGTTCGGATGGGTAAAGGTAAGGGTACGCCGGAATATTGGGTTGCTCGGGTCAAGCCGGGTCGCGTGATGTTCGAAATCGATGGTGTTCCACACGATGTGGCGAAAGAGGCGCTGGAACTTGGTGCAGCCAAGCTCCCGCTCAAGGTTCGCATGATCACACGTGTCGGCGAACACTAG
- the rpsC gene encoding 30S ribosomal protein S3 translates to MGHKVNPIGLRLGVNRTWDSRWYANRGEYGELLHEDVRIREFLMKELKQAGISKVIIERPHKKCRVTIHTARPGVVIGKKGADIETLRRKIQSMTSSEVHLNIVEVRKPEIDAQLVADSIAQQLERRVAFRRAMKRAVQSAMRMGAEGIRITCGGRLGGAEIARVEWYREGRVPLHTLRADIDYATSTAFTAYGASGIKVWIFKGEILEHDPMAHEKRALSAQEGGRPGGGDRRPRRD, encoded by the coding sequence ATGGGACATAAGGTCAATCCAATCGGGCTCCGCCTTGGCGTCAACCGTACCTGGGATTCCCGCTGGTACGCGAACCGCGGCGAGTATGGCGAGCTGCTTCATGAGGATGTCCGCATCCGTGAATTCCTGATGAAGGAATTGAAGCAGGCCGGCATCTCCAAGGTGATCATTGAGCGTCCGCACAAGAAGTGCCGGGTGACGATCCACACGGCACGTCCGGGAGTTGTCATCGGCAAGAAGGGCGCGGACATCGAAACGCTGCGCCGCAAGATTCAGTCAATGACGTCCAGCGAAGTGCACCTCAACATTGTTGAAGTGCGGAAGCCGGAAATCGATGCACAGCTGGTGGCAGACTCCATTGCCCAGCAGCTGGAACGCCGTGTGGCTTTCCGCCGTGCCATGAAGCGGGCTGTTCAGTCTGCCATGCGTATGGGCGCTGAAGGCATTCGTATCACCTGTGGTGGTCGTCTGGGCGGTGCTGAAATTGCCCGTGTTGAATGGTACCGCGAAGGTCGTGTGCCCCTTCATACACTGCGCGCTGACATTGACTACGCCACGTCTACGGCGTTCACCGCCTACGGTGCCTCCGGCATCAAGGTTTGGATTTTCAAGGGCGAAATCCTTGAGCATGACCCGATGGCACATGAGAAGCGTGCCCTGTCTGCTCAGGAAGGTGGACGTCCCGGTGGCGGCGATCGTCGGCCCCGTCGCGACTAA